In Carya illinoinensis cultivar Pawnee chromosome 6, C.illinoinensisPawnee_v1, whole genome shotgun sequence, a single genomic region encodes these proteins:
- the LOC122312493 gene encoding serine carboxypeptidase-like 45, producing MHSLPLKTMEMAVALLLLHFFTAAVSSPSQVDRIDRLPGQPQVGFGQYSGYVTVDDKKQRALFYYFAEAEVDPASKPLVLWLNGGPGCSSLGVGAFSENGPFRPSGEVLVRNQYSWNREANMLYLESPIGVGFSYATDFSSDEAVNDKITARDNLVFLQRWFERFPLYRNRSMFITGESYAGHYVPQLAELMLQMNKELFNLKGIALGNPVLEFSTDFNSRAEFFWAHGLISDSTYKLFTSVCNYSRYVSEYYRDSVSLICSRVMSQVNRETSRFVDKYDVTLDVCISSVFSQSKVLSPKQVGETIDVCVEDEIVNYLNRRDVQMALHARLVGVRRWAVCSNILDYELLDLEIPTISIVGKLIKAGIPVLVYSGDQDSVIPLTGTRTLVRRLAEELGLKTTVPYRVWFEGQQVGGWTQVYGNILSFATIRGASHEAPFSQPERSLMLFKSFLVGRPLPEAF from the exons ATGCATTCTCTACCATTGAAAACCATGGAAATGGCTGTAGCTTTGCTTCTGCTACATTTTTTCACAGCAGCAGTATCTTCTCCTTCTCAGGTTGATAGAATTGACAGATTGCCGGGTCAGCCCCAAGTCGGGTTCGGGCAGTATTCGGGTTATGTGACCGTTGATGATAAAAAGCAGAGAGCTTTGTTTTACTACTTTGCTGAAGCTGAGGTGGATCCAGCTTCAAAGCCTCTTGTTCTCTGGCTAAATGGAG GTCCTGGTTGTTCTTCATTAGGAGTTGGGGCATTTTCTGAAAATGGTCCATTTAGGCCAAGTGGGGAGGTACTTGTCAGGAACCAATATAGCTGGAATAGAG AAGCAAATATGTTGTACTTGGAGTCACCAATTGGAGTTGGGTTTTCTTATGCAACTGATTTCTCCTCTGATGAGGCTGTAAATGACAAGATCACAG CCAGGGACAATCTGGTGTTCTTGCAAAGATGGTTTGAGAGATTCCCACTCTATAGGAACAGAAGTATGTTCATTACGGGGGAGAGCTATGCCG GTCATTATGTTCCCCAACTGGCGGAACTCATGCTTCAAATGAACAAGGAGTTGTTCAACTTGAAAGGCATTGCT TTGGGTAATCCTGTTTTAGAGTTTTCCACGGACTTCAATTCAAGGGCTGAGTTCTTCTGGGCGCATGGATTGATATCGGATTCTACATACAAATTGTTCACTTCTGTTTGTAACTATTCACGGTATGTGAGTGAATATTACAGAGACAGTGTTTCTCTGATTTGTTCAAGGGTGATGAGCCAAGTGAATAGAGAAACCAGTAGATTTGTGGACAAATATGATGTTACCCTTGATGTCTGTATATCGTCTGTGTTCTCACAATCCAAAGTCTTGAGTCCTAAG CAAGTTGGTGAGACAATAGATGTCTGCGTGGAAGATGAAATAGTAAATTATCTAAACAGGAGAGATGTGCAGATGGCTCTTCATGCACGTCTTGTAGGAGTACGTCGATGGGCTGTTTGCAGCAA TATCCTCGACTATGAGCTGCTTGACTTGGAGATTCCAACAATCTCAATCGTTGGAAAACTCATCAAGGCAGGAATCCCAGTCTTGGTTTACAG TGGAGACCAAGATTCTGTCATCCCTTTGACTGGAACAAGAACATTAGTTCGTAGACTAGCAGAGGAATTAGGACTGAAAACTACTGTGCCGTACAGAGTCTGGTTTGAAGGGCAACAG GTTGGTGGCTGGACTCAAGTTTATGGTAACATTCTTTCATTTGCCACCATTAGAGGGGCATCCCATGAAGCTCCATTCTCGCAGCCTGAACGATCACTTATGCTGTTTAAGTCCTTCTTAGTAGGCCGGCCACTTCCAGAAGCATTCTGA